DNA sequence from the Anguilla anguilla isolate fAngAng1 chromosome 4, fAngAng1.pri, whole genome shotgun sequence genome:
TGTCAAGAGAGCATACTGCTGCCTCGTCCGGGCCGTGTTTCCTTCAATGACAACAAAAGATACATTTTCCCCACAGTGAATTTAAAGCCTCAGAATTTTTTTCAACGATGATTTATCGCTGTTTATTCTTTTTCACACCTGTCTGTGCCCTTACTTACACTGTATAGAGAGAGCTGTGCTTGGTACTAGCAGACTAGCGAGACTCCTCCGTAATGGGATGTTGATGATGAATGCCAGAAATGCTTTTCATTGTCATTACAGATTCATAACAACCACTTTGTTTTTAGTATGTACTTGCTGCCTGACAGGACTATTGAATAGGACACAGaaccttgtttttaaaaagaaaatcacactTAGGGGTAGGATGGACAGGCGCTCCCTGTATACCTAATCTGGGACGGCCCCCACACTGTAAAGTATGCCACTTACCACATTAAAGATGAGGGAATCTTAGTAGGCTTCCATGTTGAACGTTGTTGGTGTCAACTCTTTGGTttgctctctgttctctctctcggTATTTATTACACTGGTGCCTTCTCGGAACACACAAAGGCATGCAAAGCTCTTCTTGTAGGGCTCATCCCTACCGTTGAACTCTGTGTATAGAGGAGAGCCTCGGGGATATATTTGGGGCAGGggttatttattgattgactgATCAATTAATTGACATGTGTACTTGataatgtttattgttttttttttttttctggagtgtGTTGGACTCTTCTGAGCTGATGTAGTAACAGGGCATTAGAGTAGCAGACCCACCCGTACCGCGACAGTGCCCGTAATTTGGCGCCCCCTTGTGGGAAACGTTGAAATCACTGCAGATTTAGGTTTCACCTGATTggtgagggtggtgggggggggaagggggcgcaCAGTCGTTGGGCACTGCCCAGCTCACACATAATGTTCAGATAACATCTCTGTGACGTGGGAATTGCGCCACAACACTGGCGGAGGGTCGCAGTGACGCTTAGAGAACGTTGCGTGTAAGCTGGGCTCTGTTGCGAAGGGTGTCAATGTCACAGCTCTGTGGAGCAGACCTGGTTGACTCCGAGCTGGTTCTCCATTCACACTGTATAGAGACTTAGCATGTCTGTCTAAAAGATCAATAAAATGTCTTATTACCAAATTAAcctttttgtcttcattttatcatttaaatgatGTCTGTACTGCTCTAAAATAAGATTCAATGAGTtagtgttcgtgtgtgtgcgtgtgtgtgtgtataagatagtgtatttgtatatgcatttgtgtgcacatgtatgtgtaagtgtggtTCTATTTGtccgtgtgcgtttgtgtgtgggggggtatgTGGAGAACCAACCAAATAAAACACCTCCTAACCTACACCACTTCTGcaaatttcatgcattttaagcAAATTGAACTGCGAGTAGACGTTTCTGAGGAACATTATCTGCTTGCTCACTCTTCCTGTCTGACACCACTCAAtatcctgattttttttttggttcggTGAGAACTCTAATACGAAATAAAGAAATTTCACTGGAGCAAAAGGCAAATTGGGtttctcattttcagtgaaGGCTTGATGACTTGTAGCATTGCAGATCCAACAGCTACCTCACACCTGCTGCTCTGTAAACTGAAATAGCATTAATCAACACTTGCTACAGTGAACAACAGACTGATCTAAAGCTCTGGGTGTCTTACTTCAGTTATTCTAAATCAATCAGTCACACCATACCTGACTGACGGGAGTTCTAATGATTTCATGGAAGGATTATGCACTGTTAGTTTAATGTCCTTCATAAGTTCTTATTGGTCTGCTTTGATATGtttttgtacagcactttgagctgctttttgcatgaaatgtgctatataaatataaataaacttgaaacTTAAATGGGTCAAATCAGTAGAACTGTGTATCATTAACATCTCTAGAATATTCAAATATCACAATGGAAGCTCTTGTCCAAGTGTTATTATACCCCCACTTTCACCTGTATAAATCCATAGAGCTTTCTTCGTTGCTGGCCTTAAACTACATTctctattttcttttgttttgaaccaatttttattttttatttttttacactgagaTTGAATAAAATGGTTAATTTAAACCATGAGTTCTCTCTCGATTATTGAACAATTGAAccaagggggagggaggaatcCAGACTGCAAAAGCAATACATACCCCAAGGGGGCAGCAATGCTCTGAAACTTTGAAGTGAGCACAGAGAAAGTCAAGCCAGTGAAGTCATGGCACATGTCCTTTTAGAATTATGAGCAGTTACGAGATTCTACTCAGTCACCAACTGAAGTATATAATCAGCAGTGACCTGTTTTTTCGTTTGGTTTTGGAGAAACCTGAAGGAGGTCACACgtgttacattttgtgtttatgcCGTGCACTTGTTCCCTTGGGTTTGGAGGGTCATATAAGGATGAGCATTTTCTTTGTTCTATTTTGGGCCCTTGTTACTTGCATCCCATTGGCTTAAGGGCTTAAGTGTAGCGGTATGTATGAGGTTGTAGTTGTGCAATTAATAACACTTGACATTCTTTGTGCTCCTGGTTGTCAAGCTTGTGTAATTGTGTAGTTGGGTCACAAGCCAATAGTCAACAGGAAAGCACAGAGTTTATTAACGCAGTGCTTGGTGAAATAGAAAATGGACGCATTCAAAGGCTCCCTGTGCCATACAGAGAGGAAGGCACAGGGTGTATTGGTTTATCAGAGAATTTATTGTTGTGGGAATTAACGCGCTTCTCGGTGGGATTAGCAGCTGTGTGAGTTTCGAGCGTCTCCTATTGTGGCAGCAAGTACTTACATGTAGGGCGGGAGCCAGCTCATCTGCAACGGCGGCTTTCCCAGGGAGTTTCGTCACAGCGACCTAAGGCCACCGCCACCACTGCTTAATGGAAGTGCCCTGACACTGAAGGATTGTGGGACATGTAAGAATAGTTCTTACCCGGGAactgcaaaagtaaaaaaaaaggctaaccTGAAGAATGAGGACAGCTGGAGCGCAGAGAGCCTGTGAGCCATTTATCAACAGAACAAGACGAGGCTGACTTTTAAATGTCTGCTATCCTTTCTCCTAGTCAGACAGGAAATGCATCCggagaaatatatacagtatcttTCCATCAGAAAGGTTTTATTAAACACTGCATAAGCACAGCTTTTACATATTTAGCATTTCAGGTTCTTCTCGGTTGGGATCCAAACTACATTCAGCGGGACTTTTTGTAAGGTATGCGTGCAAAGGTGAAACTGAGAGGTCCAGGCACACGCGCTCTGGGGAAGTGAGTGGAGAGCTCTGTCCTGAGAGGTCACAGGTGTGACCTCTGTGGACATACGACCCTCTGTGCTCGCTGTCCAGACTGCTGAGCAGACGGaggctcccccccaccccccacccccccagctggACCACGAGCTCCCAGGTGACTGGACTGGGTCACggggtcgggggtcaggggtgaAAACCGAAAGCTGGAAAGGACAGGAAAGCTGGATGGAAGCCAGAGAGTCTGAACGACTGGGTAGTAAACGTCAGAAGAAGGAAAGGCATCCTCATCACATTTGCTAGAACTGGAATCAGGTGAAACGCTATGGCCGTtcaatgcattcatgcatttagAGGTCATGCTTGGCATAGGTCTGATAGGTACTAATAGCAACAGGTCCGACTTGTAAGCCTttacaagtattttttttaaatccagggCCTATCCAcattaaatgaaattgaattgaatacaaTCCCCAGGAGTTTGTGAGCTGTGAGCTAATTTAGTTGGCAAGCataatggcaagcattgttgggctgaatgccctgttctcgtcattacgttaatgttatgttatgttatgttatgttatgttatgttaaatgttCACACCATGAGGAAATCTTGTCCCAGTGTTCCTGTTCAGAGGCCTGTGTTGTTGGAGCTGGGAGCCGAGCTGCTTCCCTTGACCGAGATGCTGCTTTGACTGCCACCTCTCCCCAGGTGTGACCAGGCCTGCCAGAACCTGCAAGCCTACAAAGCAGTTGGATAGGCAACTCCCACCTGCTTCAGTCACCATGACAACATGACACATGCAGCGCAGTGGCgaaaccaaaaaagaaacacttctGTTCAGTCACTGTGACCAGCCATGATTGATGTTTGTGGTTTAATATTTACTGTCCCTTTTAATTGTTAACAGTTTCGTAAAATGCGTAAACCCCCGTGCCTCCTGCAGTGTGAGGGcttctaaaaataatttgtgtttggATATGGAGAGTGATCCTGCTGATTAGCTTCAGGGAAGGATCAGTCTGTCTTTATCTTTCTGTTGAAAGTTTATTCATTCTTATTTGCTCATTACAGCTACTGGtaacacacagcactctgtATGGCTATATCATCAGTAAATTAGTGGTCACatgattactttattttactttattttaactATGATTTCAGTTGTTATTTAGAACTTGTACAACTGGTACCTTGTCTTCCTGGTAGTTACTGCTGTCTGACTACTTCCTCTGAAAAGGCTGATTGGCTCAATTTGGTTGATCTGCGATGGTCTACACGATCACCTCTGGTAGAGCTCCTTGTTTTCACAAACCAAAGAGGTAGCCGTGGGCACCTGTGTTCAGATACTGACCAGCACTGACCTgtgtcactctctctgtctgtttacaAACACACCAAGACAGAGAAGTGTTCTCTTTGACCTTATCTTGAACAAAGAGGGACTGGCTTCTGTGATGGGAGATGGGAGCACATTAATACATAACAGATGCTTAATTAAGACTGCCATCTAATCCCTTTGCATGGATGGATGAATCTTTTGTTGACAGACAGCtctgttttccctttttctgcCCTGCATCTCCTACCTTCAAAAGTGCTCATATAGTATGtatcctctgtgtttttttaaatggataccAAAGGCTAATTTGCAATGTTATACAATGTTATATTCATGTGGGCCTATTATATCTATTTGTAGTGGGTGTTTAAGAGGGAAGAGGTCCTTCATTCTTTCAACCTTCTGTGGTGGGATTGTATCATAGGCTTCACTATACCTCCATCGTGTCCTGATGATTGGTTCTTTCTGTGAGTGATgccattttgtgtatgtgtgatatgCGACAACAAAGACACTATTCTGTATCAGTTCGGCCAAGTAACAATgcgtaacaaaaaaaaaaacatttgcgaATTTAAGGCCAATGCCAGTGTtcaatgaatggcagaatgtcaGTTTGCTTAAATCATTCTTTCTGTGAGGGACACCACATTGTCTGTGTATGCCTGGtatacaacaacaaagaaactaTTCTATATCAGATAAGCCAAGTAACCGAACgtgtaaaaaatatttgtgaaccTTAGACCAATGCCAATGCTTGGCAGAATTCCAATGGGAATACATTTAAACTAGGCAGACTCTGAGAAAACTTCACATGACTGGCCTCCTGAGTTATGCTTGGAGAGTTGTGCTGCTTCCTGTTAATTAGGAAGGCATTTAATGCTTTAGCGATCAAAAGGGGACCATCTGGAAGACCTTTCGAAAGGAGCATAGAGAGGAAGTAGCACAGATGGTCATGTTCAAGATATCCAACTTGACCACCACTGTAGGCCAATATGCAGTATGAGTCAGGATAGGTACACAGAAAGTAAAGGTCAGAATCTCTATCAAGAAATGAACCCGCTACAGCAGAACGTTAATCAGATAGCAAGCTGAACAATTAGcaagcacacatttttcttttaaaaacgtttattagaaatatttcaaGTTGTATAAATACAATAGCATAGAATAAGTTAGTGGCTCTATCCAGTGACAGTAATGTATAATTAGTTTagaggtgggcggggtctcTTGGGGCTAGCCTATAGGAGACCATCTGTCAGAAGGACCCTGGGTCAGGGATAGACACCTGCTCTGTTGGGAGGCCTACAGCTGAACCAAATCCCACAACACCAGCTGTGGGGGATTACAGACGAGCAGCCAATTGACAGACCCCCTTTGACAGAGCCTTCTCATAATAACATTAGTTCCGCCACTTCAGCAGACAAGGCCTATCTCTgtgtaaatgtacaaatataaatggaaTCGTTTTTGTTCACCTTGAACATCTCTTTCAGCACCTTGTAGTTCTAAACAATTTCCTATGGATGACATTGTGAAcacataatttaaacataacatGCCCTTTTTTTGgccattaaaaacaatacaaatataaaaaatggcttGTGAACATTGGCTGTTGTTTGGGTCTCCTTTCCCTTTGAAAATCCTTCTAAAGTGTTTCCTCAGCAGTAAGCCTACGCCAAGATTTCATCTCTCTGTAAAGAAAGACAGTGTAGACAGTTGTCAAGATGCTGCGAAGATATTATTTAAAGACACAACTGTCTATTACATACTTCCATAATGTACATTCCTATCAAAATGACCAACATTTTAGAAACATGATGGTAATGTGATGGCACCAGCGCAGTGCTCGTGCAACGTTGTGAAACTCAAGTCACAGCAGAGGATCAAGCACCGCTTGCTAAATCTGGAAGGTGGTGATTGCTCCACACGGGTTTTCCTCAGACTGTTgtgtaactcacacacactcgcaaaaGGATGGTGACAACGTGCCACAGGAatgcaacagcaacaacgcGCACTACGGTCACGGCGCGGAACgcaaaacaacaggaaaaagacTCACATGTTGCAGACGGGCAAAATTCTTTCTCGCTGGGGCTTCTTGAATTTCCTCAGGAAGGCAGGAAGTTTGAGCTTGCATCTGGAGTGCTTGGGGGCGGGTCTAACAGGGGGATGGGAAAAGACGCAGGTGTCAACGAATGAGGAGAGGCACTGCAGTGCATCCTGCCAACGGCATTTGATTGAAACTTTTGAATCTGTTGTCAttgtttataatatttaaaacatacatttgcaaaaccgtttattattttttgcgaTTACATGCGATAATATTGAATGTTGACATCGTGCTACGCATGATAATGAAATTTGTACAATTGCAAGGCAGTTGACCTGAAGGAAGAGGTATCCACCCATCCAAAAATAGCCTCTCCCTGCCCCTGACAGAGCCACATCTGAAGTAAATCCATAGCATATATACAGACCTTGGGTTTATAAACTAGTAGCTGCTTGTCCTCATATTTTATCTTTCTGTTGATGGGGAAGAGAGTGGGTTTGCATTAATTTCATAGATAATGGCCAAATAACTCTATACTACCTGGAGAACGgcaggaaggtgtgtgtgtgtgtgtgtgtgtgtgtgcgtgcgtgtgtgcgtgcgctcatgtgtctgtgcgtgtgcatgcgtgcgtgcgtctgtgcgtgtgcatgcgtgcgtgcgtctgtgcgtgtgcatgcgtgcgtgcgtctgtgcgtgtgcgtgtgtgcatgcgcgcgcgcgtgtgtgtgtgcgcgcatgcatgaGCGCATGCCATGGGACACTCACCGTtcagcctgcactgcagcctgcGTCTGTTTGCcagcgtcctcctcctcctcctcctcctcctcctcttcctcttcgcTCTCGGCGATCTGGTCCCAGACCTTGGCGTCGACCcacagcgcctcctgcaggccCAGGCCGCGGCCCACGCAGGTCACCTGGCGGCAGAGCGGGCAGCGCACGGTCAGCATGCCGCTCTTGGGCTGCGCCATCAGCTCCAGGCAGGGCGCGCAGAACGTGTGCCGGCAGTGGAGCACGCGGGGCACCCTCTCCCTCCGGGAGTAGGCCGCGTAGCAGACCCCGCACTCCCTGTCCTCGCACAGCACCATGGCTCCGCCGCAGCgctgcagtcagagagagagagagagagagagagacggcacGTTATTCTCTAAAAACACGCGAATCAGAGAAGCCGATCAAACAGCTCCCTCTCTCGTCTCGCAGCAAACGCGTGAGATATTCATATGGCACAGGCACGTGGTAAGGCGGATATCTAAGATCCAGGAAGTTCTTTCCTAATACATTGTGTTCATAGAATCTGTATATCAGGAGCACATCCGTTATTGCCACGAACCAGCTATACAATGTTTAATGTATCGCAGAATGGCATACTTTATAGTCCCATATGCATTGACACTGCACATAATGAAAAGGACAATAACAGACAGATTTTATGTAGTGTatacttttaaatgtaatatgtatacATTTGAAATTGTATAATTGCCAATACTTCAGTTCATTTGAGATTTAAAGAGTATAGTTTCACTCTAAAATATCAGCTGTAGTGTTGGTTAGGGttaaagcaaatatttaatatttatttaaacaaaaatgaagaaaagtcAACTTTGGAAAGTACTTCCTACCTGTGCTTAAGTTAAGTCTCACCTCTACTACTGAGTTGCTTTTTATTGGCCTAGTTTTTGTAAACCCATGTGTGCTTTTAGTGTACATAACTTATATAAGATATATTTCATTAAATCTATTTTAGAATTCTtcttctaattattattatcattattattttattattattagtcgtcactgatatttttaaatatagaatATCATGGGCATAAACCCAATGGCATAAGATCTTGAATGTCAAAACACGTCAAGTTAATTATAGGCTAGTTACCAGCTTAATTATACTAATATGTTGTAATATCAGGTTTGTGTGAGTGGCTTCACGATCCGTGCTCTGAAACcatatttaaatcattttaaaagaactggaGAGAGAATAAAGCAAAcggtaaataaaatgcatatccTTGATCCTTACATGTCCTTGATTGATCATAGTTATCACAATGTCGTTGCAATTCTACAATTCTAGGagattaaaacataaatttctttttttttatgaaaaactgCACTCACCGTATACTTACAGTAATCTCTGCTGGTTTAGCTGTATGTCCAGTTCCAAGTCAGTATGAATGAATCTGCGAATACAGACGCCGAACTCTGTTTATCttatttccaaaaatgtatcTCTGTTAAAGAGCGCTGATGCTTCTCTTCTCCCTTCCACGCAGCCAAACCAGCGCAACAGCTGTGGAACCGGAGGAATCACTAACGGTGTTTTAAACAGCAAAAGGGGGTGGACTCTTTCTCGCAGTACGTAGAtgtcttttattttcctgtctgACCGTGGCAGCTGGAGAAGCGTAGTACTCGCATGCAAATCCAGTCCACGCTTGGCGATAATGGTCACGTGCACATGCGCAAATTGCGCATAGGCTTACGGTTTCCTcacttggggtggggggtgggggcgagcgTCTTTTATTTGTCTTCAAGCTCAGAGACAATGAAAGGGCGACATGCCATAGAATAATTTTTAGGTTTAACTTCATCGAATATTTTATTATGCACCTCTGAGGAAATACATGACAAAAATTTTGTTTATGTAGTTTTGCTGTTACACTGTGTTTCCTTCTCcaaatttcacaaaacattCTGCAGTTTGGGCGACTGTTAGGGCCCCCATTAACTGTTGCAATTGCCCTGCTCTGAGATTAATCTATTTTCAAACCAGAAATAGAGATCAATCATCAAATCTTATTGGTCTGCATCTGAAATGACTGTGTGGTGGAAGGCTTACAAAAATATAGATggcatatttacattaaaatgtgtgtagcctaaatggcaaaaaaaaaagtatagtgACTACTCTAGAGAAAGATATGCTTGCTCCATTCTTTAAATTATATCTCAAAACCATATAGCTACCTAGAGAGGAAGTAAGGATTTACTGTGTTTTatcttaaattttattttcattgttgtgtCAATGCAGCACATTATCTGTTTGTCATGACAGATGGTGGTGGGAACAATGTTATCTTGACTGGTGGGTCATGTGTCTTGCCTTAGGCCTTATGAAATTACCATGAATTCCTTTTGAAGTCAGCATTTGCCTTAAATGTTGGTCTTTCCtcacatttgtaatttttcaaacAGATAAATGACAAATCTTCAAGTAAATACATTAGTATCCGTTCAGGGGACATGCACTGtagatttcattaaaaaatgaatacacatcactgccatttaaataaacattcctatatttataatttactgCATGTGTTTACTTGCAGGACACAGGcccagctgtgatgtcaccattCCTCTAATTAAGATGAGTAACTTATAAATCAAGACTTTAGCTTTTTTGACTTTCCAGAGGGAATTTTTTCCTCACAGGTGACACCTCGGGGAAACAATGTCTTTATCAATAGGAGATCTTGTTTTGTTGGGGAAAGAGTTAGACGGGCTAAATGATAGGTAATATTTTAACAAGGAAGCTGCTTCAAATAGAATGATTGTATCAGTGTGCTGGGTGCTGGCTAGTAGAGCTCTGTTGACTAACAATATTGGGACAATAGACTCAGGATGACATAACACACCCCCATGACCCCAGGAAACAATTCTCACCTGCCATCATGGGGGAAGAAGGTTGTGGCATTGAGGTGGCAATTGTAATTGCCATGATGATTCTCACAGAGGGCAGCCAAATGGAACCCGTGTACAAGAAGACATTCATGAAAGGACTGGAGAATTACAGTACTTCCAAATATGATCATCACAGTTTAACCAGTTATCTCTACCTTCAACCTATAGTTTTACAGGTTGCTAATCAAAGACTAATTTGGTACTGTGTTGGTTGGctccctgtgtttgtttttacaaatcACCTGTTAATATTCAGCATGATATTTATGACAGTAAACTCATATTAACAGACATGATGCCACATCATTTCGCATCCTCCACACTGCAACCCTGAGACATGTTCAACACCATGGGGAATTCTACTGGcgtggtttatttatttattacatatttttgcaCAAGGAAAAGAATAACAGCAACAACTATAAACTTAAACTTagggagaaaataaatgtgacgggaaagttttaaaaaatctggaaGGGGCTTATACAAAGCACTTTTCCTTAAAAAATGAACTTAtggaacaataaaaacacagatatcaacaaaagaaaactatctagaaaaaaacaaaagtaaaaaaggaGTGACGTTAAAAAGTGGATTAATGGAGGGAGGAAATTGATTGAAGTGGTTACTTACACAAAACAGGCCCAGCTGTGATGATGATTCCTCTCATTAAAATGACTAGCTGATAAGGACTtgaacttttttgttgttgtttcttttcttttcagtaagCCGCATATGTAGGCTTTGGAAACAAAGTTTGTGGGCACTTTCGTCAGTTATTTCAGGTAAGCACACAACTGCTGAAATACACCCATCCTTTTAACAATATCCAACTGATTAGCACTTTCTGTTCACTGATGAAAATTCTGTACATAAGTAATGTGAGGTGAAGAACGTGAAATCCACTTCTTCTGTTCACTCATATTGCTGCTATGTGTGAAAATACAATAGCCTATTCTGAATGACATGAAAAATGGCTTGCGCTGCCATCTGCTGACCATGTTTTTCACGTAAATGAGTCGCATCATTTCGCTATGCTTAAGTCTttttacataaaacacacagtgCTTGCAGATCTACCTAGAGCGCGTAGCCCTAGGTAAACGCACAGCAACAACTCCCCCCGATATCATTTGAATTACTTGACCGTTGAGTACAATTCCGACGGGATCCGACTGGGTTGGTTCCGGGATTGGTTTACGCAgtattcatttttagtttttgacaGACTTCTATAACTTCATCAAAAAGtcgggctcgtccgggatttgaacccgggacctctcgcacccaaagcgagaatcatacccctagaccaacgagCCACATGTATTATGCTTCAcatcaacatacaaaaacagtcTGCACATAAATTCATTATTTAGGTTTATTGTATATTATCAGTATGTCATTGATAGTATGACATTGGACTGTCGCCAGGTTCTCCcgcaataaataaaactagttTGAATTTTATGCCTATTGTGTTGTTCAGTGATTTTGAGCACAGCATTCGGAAATATAGGTTATTCTATTATATGTTGCGAAGTTTTCCCACACCCCTGGAACACATAGTTGTTCACCTTTAAAACCTAACccgggctcgtccgggatttgaacccgggacctctcgcacccgaagcgagaatcatacccctagaccaacgagCCATTGTGTCCTCGTCtcacttgttttgttttcgggGGAAATGAGCGCAATCTTACACGCAATAATGATTTCCACGTTAACAAACTCGTTCATTGTTAACCGTACTTCGACGGAGTGTATAAGgagggctcgtccgggatttgaacccgagACCTCTCGCACCCTaagcgagaatcatacccctagaccaacgagCCACGACGGTGTATAGCTTTGTCGTATTCTGTCAGGTTTCATGATGTTGTAATACGTCGAAAATGAACGGTGTCAATTATTGGCGTGTTAAAATTTGACGTGTTGACACAAACGTCCCCAAAAGTATTTGCTGATGTAACGGCCTCCATTATTCTGGAAAGACTTTCCAGTAgcttttggaacatggctgtgggatttgcttccattcaaccaCAGGAGCATTCGTCAACTTGGATACTGATGTTgggcgtaaggcctggctcacagtcggTATtacaattcatcccaaaggtgtttgatgggctagaggtcaaggctctgtgcaggtcagtcaagttcCAAACTCAGCAAAACATCTCTATGAACCCTTACATTTGGCACTatttgggccagtacagttgcCACTGTGCATAATGCCAAACCCAGATTggtccgtcagactgccagatagtgaagcgtgattcctcactccagagaatgcatttccactgGTCTAGAGTCGAACGGTGGTGTACTTTCGTTTCCAACTCAAACGACCTTGTTGGTTTCCGTAACATGAGGCAAAAACcacatttcccaaaatgcactTCACAGAATATGATTC
Encoded proteins:
- the im:7152348 gene encoding E3 ubiquitin-protein ligase RNF186; this translates as MVLCEDRECGVCYAAYSRRERVPRVLHCRHTFCAPCLELMAQPKSGMLTVRCPLCRQVTCVGRGLGLQEALWVDAKVWDQIAESEEEEEEEEEEEEDAGKQTQAAVQAERPAPKHSRCKLKLPAFLRKFKKPQRERILPVCNIEMKSWRRLTAEETL